The nucleotide sequence GTATTTTATTTTATCTGCTTCAATATTAATCCATTGCTTTATTGTCTCTTCAACAGAAATTCCAAGTTTTTTATTCTCAATTAAATCAGCTATTTCATAAGGTAAAGATAGGTAATCTAAACAATGATTAATCTCTTTTTCACTAAAACCCTCTTCTTTTAAAATATTTCTTATAGTTCCTTTTCTTAACCAGTCAATTAAATAATACTTAGATGCATTTTCCAAAGTAGAGTTTCGATAAATCTCCTCAATAAACAACGTATCAGAAGTTAAGCATATAACATGGCATAGATGCCTTACTTTAGTTAAATGAACAAATAAGTTAAATAACTCATTTAATAATGATTTACCTCCGTTGAAGTAAATATTCTTCAATTTCTGCAACTCATCTATAATTAAAACTGGCTTTTTTCCATCTCTAACAACTGCCTCAATTCCTTCGTAAATCTTATCAAACACATCATTTAGAGATGATTCATCAAAATTAAACTTTTCTTCAACTCCAAACTTCCATATTTTTAGATTAACCTCAAATCTATTTAACACATACTTTTTATCAGATTTTTCAAAAAATATTTTTAAAAACTCTTCCTTTGTTGGTGTTGCATGTCTTCTTAAATCATAATAAAAAAATACCAAATCATTCCCCTTAGACAATTCCTCAATAACTTTTAACATAACTGTAGTTTTACCAGAAGATTTTGGACCATAAACGAATAAAATAGAGTTTGGCTCTAATTGAACATAAGTTTTTAGATAATGCAATTCCTTCTCTCTATTGTAGAATTTCATTAAAATCACCTGTGGGACATTAATTAAGATGGTGATGTTATTATAACCTTAAAATAAGATGTTATCTAAAAGAATCCTATAAAGATGATTATTATGGAAGAGATATTTAAAGGCATTGAAAAAGAAATATTGAAGATTTACAAAATTCCTGAAAAGAAAGGAAGATTTTCTAACTTTAAATTTAAAAATAAAGAGGTTAATGAGCTAATTAATGCTTTAGGTTTTAAATTGTATTTACATCAAGTTAAAGCTTTAAAATATCTTTACAATAAAAAAGATGTGGTTGTTACGACATCAACTGCAAGTGGAAAGAGTGAGATTTTTAGATTAGCAATATTTGATAACTTTTTATCAAATCCTAATGATAGATATTTGTTAATTTATCCTACAAGGGCTTTGATAAATAACCAATATGAAAAGTTTTCTATGGAAAATGAGTTATTTTACAAAATAACTAATAAGAGAGTTAAAGCAGAAATATTAACTGGAGATGTGAGTTTAGAGAAGAGGAAAGAAATTTTAAAAGATAAACCAAATGTGTTATTTACAACCCCAGATATGCTTCACTATCAAATATTAAAAAATCATGAAAGCTATTCATGGCTTTTAAAAAATTTAAAGCTCTTAGTGGTTGATGAACTCCATGTTTATAGGGGAGTTTTTGGAACGAACATGGTTTATGTTTTTAAGAGGTTGTTAAAATTATTGGAAAAATTGAATAACAATCCACAAATACTCTGCCTTTCAGCAACTTTAAGAAATCCAAAAGAGTTCGCTAAGCTATTGTTTAATAGAGATTTTGAAGTTGTTGATAAAAGCTATAATCCTTCATCAAGGAAATATTTGACTATTTTAGAACCAAAGAATTTGGATAATAAGCAGTTATTGAGAAGATTGATAGAGAATTTAATAAACAACAATATAAAAACACTCGTATTTTTTGATACAAGGAAAGAGACAGAAAAGTTGATGAGATTTTTACTAAATTCTAATGTTTTTAATAGAATCTCAACATATAAAGGAACACTTCCAAAATACATTAGAGAGGAGGTAGAGGAGAAATTTAAAAATGGAGAAATATTAGGTTTATTAACAACAAATGCTTTAGAGTTAGGAATTGATATTGGAGATTTAGATGCCGTTATAAACTACGGTATTCCACCAGATGGTATTTTTTCATTAATTCAGAGGTTTGGTAGGGCTGGAAGGAGAAATAGGGAGGCACTAAATATCATAATTTTAAGAAAAGATGGTTTAGATTATTACTATAAAGAGAATCTAAATGAGCTTTATGAAAAAATTAGGAAGGGAATTATTGAATACATGCCTGTAAATGTAACGAATAGATTTGTTGCTAAAAAACATTTGCATTATTTAATCTCCGAACTTAAGATAATAAATTGGGAAGAGCTTAATGATTTT is from Methanocaldococcus bathoardescens and encodes:
- a CDS encoding ATP-binding protein, producing MKFYNREKELHYLKTYVQLEPNSILFVYGPKSSGKTTVMLKVIEELSKGNDLVFFYYDLRRHATPTKEEFLKIFFEKSDKKYVLNRFEVNLKIWKFGVEEKFNFDESSLNDVFDKIYEGIEAVVRDGKKPVLIIDELQKLKNIYFNGGKSLLNELFNLFVHLTKVRHLCHVICLTSDTLFIEEIYRNSTLENASKYYLIDWLRKGTIRNILKEEGFSEKEINHCLDYLSLPYEIADLIENKKLGISVEETIKQWINIEADKIKYLIKSNRERKKNLLKVLSKFKDKIKVDIEEFEDEIFDDVKFLIENEILFYDVINGIIKPTSVKKWFAIKNVFKK
- a CDS encoding DEAD/DEAH box helicase is translated as MEEIFKGIEKEILKIYKIPEKKGRFSNFKFKNKEVNELINALGFKLYLHQVKALKYLYNKKDVVVTTSTASGKSEIFRLAIFDNFLSNPNDRYLLIYPTRALINNQYEKFSMENELFYKITNKRVKAEILTGDVSLEKRKEILKDKPNVLFTTPDMLHYQILKNHESYSWLLKNLKLLVVDELHVYRGVFGTNMVYVFKRLLKLLEKLNNNPQILCLSATLRNPKEFAKLLFNRDFEVVDKSYNPSSRKYLTILEPKNLDNKQLLRRLIENLINNNIKTLVFFDTRKETEKLMRFLLNSNVFNRISTYKGTLPKYIREEVEEKFKNGEILGLLTTNALELGIDIGDLDAVINYGIPPDGIFSLIQRFGRAGRRNREALNIIILRKDGLDYYYKENLNELYEKIRKGIIEYMPVNVTNRFVAKKHLHYLISELKIINWEELNDFEKEIAKELEKEGKVKIYKNLITNKIEIKIVKEPTYSSIRTASDESYYLILDKPWIKNKLLNKNQNEILKFINWLKIKGYVIEEVDKDEYFRSLLPGMPYFSRGRLFIAKDKLSFGKFNFIFADELDIFWDVEAQQKKEEEIDILDIYHKKNYKGIDIYHGKLRVRKIYSGFIVKGKNIDNFYQELLSLKDNGILDAEIELFKDFFGLNFISVRFKKEIIRDFETDGIWYVFPDNIRDVANEEFFEFLNVIEEDDLAISIYRDRKLSRKELFPIYLGATTHYIKNVIKNRVKKHLNVKKDTKKVELLTYKIKKLIDSKDGIVGGLHAIEHNIIKITPIFTYIDSREIGGYSYERFNKNPFKDKAVIFIYDGNEGGFGLAEILYENAERLLNKSLEHLKNCNCIDGCPLCIYSTKCGTFNEFLDKWQAIRILKKLIK